A stretch of Pogona vitticeps strain Pit_001003342236 chromosome 5, PviZW2.1, whole genome shotgun sequence DNA encodes these proteins:
- the LOC110091671 gene encoding vasotocin-neurophysin VT isoform X1, translating into MSFPGYFLCLLALSSACYIQNCPRGGKRAYPDSEIRQCIPCGPGNKGNCFGPSICCGEEMGCYFGTSETLRCLEENYLPSPCEAGGKPCSAGGRCAASGICCNDESCTTDATCVDESGDRSRMSVEKNLTVLDGSAGDLLLKLMHMANVNRQLQGKPQFY; encoded by the exons ATGTCTTTTCCAGGCTACTTCCTCTGCCTTCTTGCCTTGTCTTCAGCCTGTTACATTCAGAACTGTCCTCGGGGAGGAAAGAGAGCTTATCCGGACTCCGAAATCAGACAG TGTATCCCCTGCGGTCCGGGAAACAAAGGGAACTGTTTTGGCCCCAGCATCTGCTGCGGAGAGGAGATGGGGTGCTACTTCGGCACCTCCGAAACCCTGCGTTGCCTGGAGGAAAATTACCTGCCTTCCCCGTGTGAGGCTGGAGGAAAACCTTGCAGCGCGGGAGGAAGGTGTGCTGCTTCGGGCATTTGCTGCAATGACG AGAGCTGTACCACCGATGCTACATGTGTGGATGAAAGCGGCGACAGAAGCCGGATGTCGGTGGAAAAGAATCTGACTGTGCTGGACGGCTCGGCGGGAGATCTCCTTCTCAAACTGATGCACATGGCCAACGTGAACAGGCAGCTGCAGGGCAAACCGCAGTTTTACTGA
- the LOC110091671 gene encoding vasotocin-neurophysin VT isoform X2 — MALQFWFPFLRCIPCGPGNKGNCFGPSICCGEEMGCYFGTSETLRCLEENYLPSPCEAGGKPCSAGGRCAASGICCNDESCTTDATCVDESGDRSRMSVEKNLTVLDGSAGDLLLKLMHMANVNRQLQGKPQFY, encoded by the exons atGGCATTACAGTTCTGGTTTCCCTTTCTTAGG TGTATCCCCTGCGGTCCGGGAAACAAAGGGAACTGTTTTGGCCCCAGCATCTGCTGCGGAGAGGAGATGGGGTGCTACTTCGGCACCTCCGAAACCCTGCGTTGCCTGGAGGAAAATTACCTGCCTTCCCCGTGTGAGGCTGGAGGAAAACCTTGCAGCGCGGGAGGAAGGTGTGCTGCTTCGGGCATTTGCTGCAATGACG AGAGCTGTACCACCGATGCTACATGTGTGGATGAAAGCGGCGACAGAAGCCGGATGTCGGTGGAAAAGAATCTGACTGTGCTGGACGGCTCGGCGGGAGATCTCCTTCTCAAACTGATGCACATGGCCAACGTGAACAGGCAGCTGCAGGGCAAACCGCAGTTTTACTGA
- the LOC110091677 gene encoding neurophysin 1 codes for MSYHTLAFCLLWLLAFSSACYIQNCPIGGKRSVLDMEVRKCISCGPRNRGHCFGPNICCGEELGCYFGTAETLRCQEENFLPTPCESGRKPCGNNGGTCAAAGICCNNEGCLVDSVCDQE; via the exons ATGTCGTATCATACGCTTGCCTTCTGCCTACTTTGGCTGCTGGCTTTCTCCTCCGCTTGCTACATCCAGAATTGCCCCATCGGAGGGAAGCGTTCCGTCCTCGACATGGAAGTCCGAAAG TGCATCTCTTGCGGTCCTAGAAACCGAGGCCACTGCTTTGGGCCCAACATCTGTTGCGGGGAAGAGCTAGGCTGCTATTTCGGCACAGCAGAAACGCTAAGGTGTCAAGAAGAAAACTTCCTGCCAACCCCTTGTGAGTCCGGAAGGAAGCCGTGCGGCAACAACGGAGGGACCTGCGCCGCAGCCGGCATCTGTTGCAACAACG AGGGCTGTCTGGTAGACTCGGTTTGCGATCAAGAATGA
- the MRPS26 gene encoding small ribosomal subunit protein mS26 — protein MLPWGSASSPGRAALVLLAAASFPGRGCPRPGPLAPLLVVPARGRKSRDDPPAKSKEGRINRPPPVDAAELLVVQKRYRSYRRIVRALRCEFRQEMVRQWEMKKLEQQQRKEEEKHHQLMEWNDAENRRLQALREERLRQEEIAERERLLKVAQVRAATLEEFMKEKEKEVLQLQEEAKNFITPENLDERIEECLNSLKNYNFAIDKEGRIVKRSTLS, from the exons ATGCTGCCGTGGGGTTCTGCGTCCTCGCCCGGCCGGGCCGCCCTCGTCCTCCTCGCTGCCGCCTCCTTCCCGGGCAGGGGCTGCCCGAGGCCGGGGCCGCTGGCGCCTCTCCTGGTGGTCCCTGCGCGGGGCCGCAAATCCCGCGACGACCCTCCCGCCAAGTCCAAGGAGGGCCGGATCAACAGGCCGCCTCCCGTCGACGCGGCCGAGCTCCTGGTGGTCCAGAAGCGCTACCGCTCCTACCGCCGGATCGTCCGGGCCCTTCG GTGTGAGTTCAGACAGGAGATGGTTCGGCAGTGGGAGATGAAGAagctggagcagcagcagcggaaggaagaagagaagcatCATCAGTTGATGGAGTGGAATGATGCCGAGAACCGGCGCCTCCAGGCCTTGAG GGAAGAACGTCTCCGACAGGAAGAAATCGCTGAGAGAGAGCGCCTGTTGAAGGTTGCCCAAGTGCGAGCCGCCACTTTGGAAGAATtcatgaaggagaaagagaaagaggtgcTCCAGCTGCAG GAGGAAGCCAAGAACTTCATCACTCCAGAAAACCTAGACGAGCGGATTGAGGAGTGCctgaacagcctgaaaaactacAATTTTGCCATTGATAAAGAAGGAAGGATAGTCAAACGGAGCACCTTGTCGTAG